A window of Exiguobacterium sp. Helios genomic DNA:
GTTGTGAGTTGATCCGGCGGACGATTGGATTGGCACCGGTTGCGGACCTCGAGAACATCACGGACGCGGGGGAACGACTTGAGCGGAAACGTCATGCGTTACGTCTTGGAGTGGCATTGATCAAACGCCGGACCGAATGCAAGACGTTCACCGATTTACGGAACTTCGATTTGACGGAGGAACTCAGCCGATGAGCCAATTCGTCCAAAGCATCATCTATGACAACGGGACGGTGACGATTTTGGATCAGACCCGGCTCCCGGAAGAAGAACGATACGAGGTTATCCATGACTTGGCGCAAGCGATTGACGCCATCAAACAATTACGTGTCCGCGGTGCCCCGGCCATCAGCCTGTTCGGCGGCTTCATCCTTGTGCAGGAAGCATTCCGCCGGACGACAGGGTCACTTTCTGAAGCGAAACAGGAACTGTTGACGGTGTCGGCCCAATTGCTCGCAACCCGGCCGACGGCGGTCAATTTGCGGAACGTGCTTGATGAGCTGAATCAAATTATTGTCTCGAGTACGGCGCTTGCCGAGTTACCAAAACGGTTGGAACAAAAGGCGCTCGAACTGTATGAAACGGATGCCAAGACATCCCGGCAAATCGGGATCCACGCATTGGAATTATTTGAGTCCGGTGACCGGGTTCTGACGATTTGTAATGCCGGATCGATTGCGACAGCGGCTTACGGGACGGCACTTGCCCCGTTTTATCTCGCGAAAGAACAGGAAATTCTGCTCTCCGTTTATGCATCGGAAACGCGGCCGTTACTGCAGGGAGCGCGTCTGACGACATGGGAACTGCAACGGGCCGGTATTGACGTGACCTTGATTACCGATAATATGGTCGCCCATACCATCAAAGAAAAAAACATCACCGCCATCATCGTCGGTGCCGACCGGATTACCCGAAACGGGGATACCGCGAATAAAATCGGGACGTTTCAACTGGCGTTACTGGCCCGTGCTTTCGGGATTCCGTTTTATGTCGCGGCACCCCTTTCGACCTTTGATTTGACGAGCTTGTCGGGAGACGAGATTGAGATTGAAGAACGCGATGCCCGTGAAGTGACGCAATTCGCAGGGAAAGCAACGGCGCCGGCCGGTGTGGCCGTCTTTAATCCGGCGTTTGACGTGACACCGCACGAATTGATCACGGCAATCATTACGGAACTGGGAGTCATCAAGCATCCGTCCGTCGAAACGATCGAGCAGACAATCGGACAACAAATACGTTAAACAGACTGGGGAGATCGAAATGAAAAAATTAGCATTTGCGGTACTTGCACCGGCGGTCTTGCTGGCTGCTTGCGCCAATAGCGAAGCGACACCGACGAAAAAAATCAGTGGTGTACCGGAAAGTGTCCAGGGAGACGTCAAAATTGCCGTTATCCGCAATCTGGCATCCGATGACCATACGAAACAGTTTTTGGACGGAGCTCGTTCGGAAGGGGAAGCGCTCGGTTTTCAGGTTAACACGTTCATCTCGGAAGGCAATGACGTCAAATTCAAGGAACTCGTCGCCCAAGCCGTCCAACAGGATTATGACGGACTGATCATCTCGCACGGAAAAGAGGATTATGCCTACGACATGATCAAACCGGCAATCGACAAAGGAATCAAAGTCGTGACGTTCGATACAGTGACAAAGAAAAAGGACCAGACGTTAAAAGGCATCACGGAAACGTTCCAGGATGATCATAAACTGGCACAGCTTTCACTCGATGAAGTAACGAAAGTCAAAGACGATCAGCCGGTCCGGGTCATCAAACTGTGGTTCGGTCCGGGATTTGCCCCGCTTGACCGCCGTCAGGAAATCTACAAGACATACGAAGCAGACGGAAAAATTAAAACGCTTGAAACAGTCGGACCAACGAACTTCCAGGATGTCCAAGGCGATATTGCGGCGAAGATGAACGCGATTCTCGCCAAATATCCGAAAGGAAGTATCGATGCCGTCTGGGGTGCTTGGGATGAAGTCGCCAAAGGAGCCTATAAATCCTTAAAGGATAACAAACGTCAGGAGATTCCGTTGATTTCAATCGACGTTTCGAACCAGGACATCAATCTGATGCGTGAAAAGGGCAGTAACTGGGTGTCGACGAGTGCCGTCGATCCGCATTTGATCGGACAGACGGATATGCGTCTGCTGGCGAAAAAGCTGGCCGGGGAAAACACACCGGACACTTTTGACCTAGACGCTAAACTGGTCGAACAAAAAGCACTGAAAGTCGATACGACGATGTACAATCTCGATACGATCATCAAAGGCTGGAGTACGTCCGAAAAGTTCAATGAACCGTGGATGGAAAAACTGCGGAAAGCGAATGACGGGAAATGACCCGTCCGGTGAAGGAAAAACGACTGGAGATGCAGGGAATTTCAATCGAATTCCCCGGCGTCAAGGCGCTGGACGATGTTGATTTTTCCGTGGGCCGTGGGGAAATCCATGCGCTTGTCGGAGCGAACGGAGCCGGTAAATCCACGCTGATGAAAGTGTTGGCCGGGGCGTACGATTCATATGACGGAACGATTTGGTTTGACGGTGTACCTCTGACAATCGATTCACCGGCTGCCGCAAAACGGGCCGGGATTGAAATCGTTTATCAGGAAGTCGATACGGCACTGGTCGGTTATTTGACCGTGGCGGAAAATATTTGTCTCGATGTGCTGACGAACGGACAGCTGAAAGGGTTCATCAGACGGCAGCGATACGAGGAAATAGCCGAACGTGCTTTACGGAAACTGAAAGCATCAATTGATGTCCGGCAGCGGGTCAGCGAGTTGCGTCTGGCCGAAAAACAACTGGTCTTGATTGCCCGCGCCTTGGTCCAGGAGAGCCGGTTCCTGATATTGGATGAGCCGACCGCCCCGCTCAGCGGACGGGAAACGGAGCAACTGTTTCGCATCATTCGTGAGCTGGCAGAGACGGAACAACTGGGCGTCATCTTCATTTCCCACCGCCTGCAGGAACTATTTGAGATTTGTGAATCCATTTCTGTCATGCGGGACGGCAAGCTGGTGTCACGTCAGCTTCTTGCCGGACAAACAAAGGAAACCGTCGTCGAACAGATGCTGGGCCGGCGTCTGCGCCAATCGAAACGGGAAGCGCGTCCGGCGGGTGCACCATCACTTGAACTCGACCGGGTCACAGTCGCCGGACAAC
This region includes:
- a CDS encoding sugar ABC transporter ATP-binding protein, giving the protein MTRPVKEKRLEMQGISIEFPGVKALDDVDFSVGRGEIHALVGANGAGKSTLMKVLAGAYDSYDGTIWFDGVPLTIDSPAAAKRAGIEIVYQEVDTALVGYLTVAENICLDVLTNGQLKGFIRRQRYEEIAERALRKLKASIDVRQRVSELRLAEKQLVLIARALVQESRFLILDEPTAPLSGRETEQLFRIIRELAETEQLGVIFISHRLQELFEICESISVMRDGKLVSRQLLAGQTKETVVEQMLGRRLRQSKREARPAGAPSLELDRVTVAGQLDDISLTVRAGEVIGIAGLVGAGKTELCKTIFGSLSVTSGSIRLHGETHRLRSPNDAVRLGIGLVPEERRKEGILVADPIDQNMTAASLQQFVNRFGFIQKTKERTAAQKIVQQLSIKVSSTEQRAADLSGGNQQKVAIGKWLLADASVLVLDEPTKGVDVGAKAEIFQVIDQLAAEQKAVIYASSELDELLAVTDRIYVMYDGRIVFEKTTAETTEEQLLWYATGGQQNE
- a CDS encoding sugar ABC transporter substrate-binding protein, which encodes MKKLAFAVLAPAVLLAACANSEATPTKKISGVPESVQGDVKIAVIRNLASDDHTKQFLDGARSEGEALGFQVNTFISEGNDVKFKELVAQAVQQDYDGLIISHGKEDYAYDMIKPAIDKGIKVVTFDTVTKKKDQTLKGITETFQDDHKLAQLSLDEVTKVKDDQPVRVIKLWFGPGFAPLDRRQEIYKTYEADGKIKTLETVGPTNFQDVQGDIAAKMNAILAKYPKGSIDAVWGAWDEVAKGAYKSLKDNKRQEIPLISIDVSNQDINLMREKGSNWVSTSAVDPHLIGQTDMRLLAKKLAGENTPDTFDLDAKLVEQKALKVDTTMYNLDTIIKGWSTSEKFNEPWMEKLRKANDGK
- the mtnA gene encoding S-methyl-5-thioribose-1-phosphate isomerase; the protein is MSQFVQSIIYDNGTVTILDQTRLPEEERYEVIHDLAQAIDAIKQLRVRGAPAISLFGGFILVQEAFRRTTGSLSEAKQELLTVSAQLLATRPTAVNLRNVLDELNQIIVSSTALAELPKRLEQKALELYETDAKTSRQIGIHALELFESGDRVLTICNAGSIATAAYGTALAPFYLAKEQEILLSVYASETRPLLQGARLTTWELQRAGIDVTLITDNMVAHTIKEKNITAIIVGADRITRNGDTANKIGTFQLALLARAFGIPFYVAAPLSTFDLTSLSGDEIEIEERDAREVTQFAGKATAPAGVAVFNPAFDVTPHELITAIITELGVIKHPSVETIEQTIGQQIR